The Natrinema caseinilyticum genomic sequence CAACGGCGTGCGCATCACCAGGGTGCCAAACAGGAGCAACACCGGATTGTACGACAGCACCGGCGGGAGTAGTCCCTCGGCGCTCGCGAGCAGCGACACCGCGCCGACGATCGGAAACACCACCGCGATCGTGACGCGGTTTTCTCGGACGAGTTCCTCGAGTCGGTGCTGGAGCGCGATTCGCGGCGGGTTGGCACCGTCTCCGAACGGGAAACGGGAACTGGACCTCGAGTCCACGGGTTGGTGCTGATTCGAACGGCCGTCCGCGTCCGGGTTCGAATTCGACGTCGACCCGTTCGCTTCCCCGCTATCCATACAGGAGCCTCCAGATCCCGCCCATCGTCAGGAGCGCGCCGACGATGGTGTTGATCGCGGGGAACCACCAGTAGGCGCGATGGACGGCGACGCTCGCGGTGGCGATCGCGACGACGAGCGCCGGATACACGAGCATGAGCGCGCCCAGTCGAACGTCGAGTACGCCGAAGGCGGCCGCGCTGGCGAGCCAGCACGCACCGCAGTAGGCGTAGGTGCGACGCTCGCCGAGCACCGTCGCGGTCGTTCGAATCCCCGCTTCCCGGTCGGGTCGGATGTCCGGGATCGCCGAGAAAGTGTGCATTCCCATGGCCCACAGCCAGCCGCCGGCGATCGCGAGCAGTGGCGGTTGCACCCCGGCGACGGCGGCATAGGCCGCAATCCCCGGTGCGACGTAGAGGCCGTTCGAAATCGAGTCGAGGACGGGCGTCGTCTTGAACCGGACCGGAGGTGCGCTATAGGCCGCACCGAGGACGAGAAACACGACGAGCCAGGGTACCGCCGCCGTGGCGATCAGCGGTGCGAACAGCAGCGGGAGGGCCGCACAGAGCCCGACGACTGCGGGAACGAATCGCTGACCGCGGTAGCGAGCCTCGCGCGCTTCCTTCTTCGGGTTCGTCGCATCGATCTCTCGATCGTAGACGTCGTTGATCCCGTAGAGGAAGACGTTCGCCGGCACGAGGAAGTAGCCGAACAGGGCGACCGTCGACGGCGTGACCAACTCCCCGACCGAATCGGCGGCGTACGCGACACCGACCAGGACGGGTCCGGCCAGATACAGCCAGAACCGCGGCCGCGACAGCGTCACCAGGTACGATAGCCGTTCGCCGACCGTGGGTTCCGTCGCGGCCGTCGAACTCGATCGCTCCGTCATCGATGCTCCCTCGAGTGCCCAGTACGGTCGGTTCGTTCGGTCGGCCCGTTTCGGCCAGTCGTTCCGTTACGTTCGGCCATCACGCTCCACCAGTCTGTCACGATGCGGTCGGTCATCCGTGATCTTCGAGCACCGCCTCGGCCGTCAACCGGGCACTGATGAGGCACATCGGCATTCCGATCCCTGGTGTGGTATCTCCGCCCACGAAATAGAGTCCGTCGACGCCCTTCGAGCGGTGTGGCGGTCGGAAGAGCGAGGTCTGCCGGAGCGTATGTGCCAGGCCCAGCGCGGTGCCGTCGTAGCTGTTGTATCGATTCGCGAAATCCTCGACGCAAAACCGCTCCTCCAGGACGATCCGGTCGCGAATATCGGTTCCCGTGTGCGTAGCGACGTCCGACAGGATCAGGTCCCGGTACCGATCCCGGATTTCGGGCGTGTCCTCGAGGCCGGGTGCGATGGGGACGAGCACGAAGAGTGCGCTGTGGCCCTCTGGCGCGACGGTATCGTCGGTTTCGGAGGGGACACAGACGTAGTAGGCGGGATTTTCGGGCCACTGCGGGGTCTCGAAGATCCGGTCGAAGTGTTGGTCCCACTCGGTCGGGAGAACGAGCGTGTGATGGGCCAGTTCGTCGACGTCGCCCTCGACGCCGAGATAGAGCAAGAACGCGGACGGTGCGTAGGTGCGCTTCTCCCAGTAGTCGGCGTCGTACC encodes the following:
- a CDS encoding prenyltransferase, which encodes MTERSSSTAATEPTVGERLSYLVTLSRPRFWLYLAGPVLVGVAYAADSVGELVTPSTVALFGYFLVPANVFLYGINDVYDREIDATNPKKEAREARYRGQRFVPAVVGLCAALPLLFAPLIATAAVPWLVVFLVLGAAYSAPPVRFKTTPVLDSISNGLYVAPGIAAYAAVAGVQPPLLAIAGGWLWAMGMHTFSAIPDIRPDREAGIRTTATVLGERRTYAYCGACWLASAAAFGVLDVRLGALMLVYPALVVAIATASVAVHRAYWWFPAINTIVGALLTMGGIWRLLYG